A stretch of DNA from Desulfosarcina ovata subsp. ovata:
GCGGCGGTCCGCTGTCGACAATTAGGTCCCCTTGGGGATTGTAAATTGCCAGCCGCTGATAAATGCATCGGTCCTGTAACCGCTGTTGGTCCACAAACCGGGTCAAATCCTGTTCAAGCGCAAGTATGGTCGCACGCAGTCCATATTTCATGGACATGCCCAGCGCTTTGTTTTCAAAATAGAGTTCGAGTTTGCCGGCATTGGCGATGGTGGCAATTTTCTGCCTTTGATTTTCAAGAAAGTTGGACAGGCTCCAGCTGCGCGTTTCGAATTCGTAGGCATATTGCTTCAACGCGCTGTCGCGCAGTTTCTGAAGCGAATGGTAATTGGATATGAGTAAAAACCCGACGAATCCAGTCAGAATCAAAGCGATGCCAAGGATGGCAATCAGCTCCTTTTCGCGCAGGAAACCGGTGGGCTGGCGCATGAGAGATCATCCTTGTCAATCCTGCCGACCATAACGATCGAAGAACTCGGGGAAATAACCGTCGACGCCCGGATAGTAGTGCTGAACGAGCTGCATGTAACGGCCGTCCGAACGTATGGTTTGCAGGTACATATTAAAGCGTTCACGCAGGTCCGCATCCGATTTGCGGAATCCGCAACCCATCTTCTGGGCAGCGGTAACGGGGCCGATAATTTTCAGCTGGCCCGGCCATTTCTCCAGGGCAATCATGGCATCGGCGACGTCAAGGAGACATGATTCGGCTTCCCGATTGATTACCGCCGGTGCGAACTCGTTCATCTTCAGATTGAGCGGAATCCACTCGGCTCCGGTTTTCTCAAGCTGATAAAGGGCCGGATCGAGGCAGGTGCCGGGCATGCACAAGACACTGACACCGCCAAGCAGCGACTTGACCATCTCGATATCATCGGGCATTGAGCGACTTGGCCGGATCGGTTGCAAGGGGGAGTCCGCCCGTGCGATGAGCCATACACCGCTTGGAAATGTCGGAGTCGAGAAGTCCAGCAGCTCTTTTCGCCATGGGAGAATTGTCAACCCATTGGCGATGACATCGCCTTTTATCGGGCATCCTCCTGTTATTTCGACGTTGCCGTTGGTGATACGATACATTTTTCCTGTCAGATCTTCGATGACGGACTGCCAGGTGGTTTCCACATATTCGTAACGGACCCCCAGATCATCGGCGAAACCCTTGATCAAATCGGTACTCAACCCGTCACCGCTGCCGCTGACAAAACGGGCATAACGCACGCCCAGGTGACGAATGACACCCTTATCCTTGATCGCCTTCATGTCCGCCAGCGCGGCCGTCGCCTGGAAACCAACGAAAATGGCCACAATC
This window harbors:
- a CDS encoding transporter substrate-binding domain-containing protein, producing MVVRLTLIVAIFVGFQATAALADMKAIKDKGVIRHLGVRYARFVSGSGDGLSTDLIKGFADDLGVRYEYVETTWQSVIEDLTGKMYRITNGNVEITGGCPIKGDVIANGLTILPWRKELLDFSTPTFPSGVWLIARADSPLQPIRPSRSMPDDIEMVKSLLGGVSVLCMPGTCLDPALYQLEKTGAEWIPLNLKMNEFAPAVINREAESCLLDVADAMIALEKWPGQLKIIGPVTAAQKMGCGFRKSDADLRERFNMYLQTIRSDGRYMQLVQHYYPGVDGYFPEFFDRYGRQD